A part of Oncorhynchus kisutch isolate 150728-3 linkage group LG2, Okis_V2, whole genome shotgun sequence genomic DNA contains:
- the mphosph8 gene encoding M-phase phosphoprotein 8 isoform X2, with translation MMSKRSKFTRSYKIQHLPQAYTVEQKSLSGKEKSLNEEEDILNEEKKTLCDEEKRLSDEEKPLCAAGNPRSLGNPHRKRNPHRKKNYLCKDEIPLCEENNLHKEETHSLHNKEKASCDVEKTLCDMERALCDIKKGAEESSLSGDEIHENSSGDEVERQRLDSNVPSGSDPLPSNAESSCEDEYEQYPPKTSQAKKTCRKIFAPRKGTRSSLRSSTKMTVSACSTIDDDDKGKLDKKYFCLYCNEPHHNIARHLERMHAEEAAVGHAISFPKLSKIRSLLLDQLRNKGNDQHNLEILQCGDEVVTKKIPSYSGASVRDYLPCQHCVAFFNKIDLWKHESSCNARKGQDETRGGKRVRIQAASSQLAPLPVYSTGGCEEIIHNMNQDDISCHIKNDPLICKYGNALSAKHGHAKSQFTYIGSKMRELARFVLNVNEMDCDVQYLHEVCVPSKFKLAVHAARKMSGHDPASDRYKTPSLALKIGYSLKRATEIAFGESRMTEDREAEEQAKRFIELLENDWNNCFSGLSLSAVPMCDEVDVSSLTEDLIKLQKFLKVAEDTAKKELLENPTNTVWKKLNETLLAEIALFNRKRTGEVAKMLLETYTNRKKAPASADIFNNLSRLEQELGDDKLTRLEIEGKNGRKMPVLLTERMISSLEILIANRDKVGVSKDNPYVFARSLDAASYIRGFDCLRKCAHECDAKNPESLIHATVRKEVAIHCQILNLNESELDQVAKLLGHDTQVHKEYYRLSENAAHLAEISKLLLAMDQVPVVIPGPSEERVVYPTYGTSSAGTYPAGTDTGRTYPTETCPTGSSYPTETYSAKSYTVEAQPSRSYHAGTYPEKSYPSGLQSVMSYSAGTDSAREYPTVTHPAGTYPAGSYVAGTYTAETHDARSYPVSAYTSGTNPVRSYPEGTYPAGNHFVGTQLARSYPAGTYPAQTLPEQTLPAHTVITPTLHAQTLPTQTLPVGAVPEGTGKVGTVWKRRPWSDAAKAAVKRQLGHFISLMEVPGKRDCEVCLHNEPAVRDRTWRDIKNYVHNTVKSIKRKKGLTRVDPTQQTKKGVAKKEKETEAKSAKERVGGTTTVSAQERLEAGPVAIPRKQKIWGDEAQAAVRRQLGDFTKLMKIPGKKECDACIAAEPVLQGRTWKDVKNYVHNTLMTMCRRHISGKQNMDSEKPIPVTHKPGLQQSPVVHQKPGVPLGHPEDCPVYLSL, from the exons ATGATGAGCAAGAGGTCAAAGTTCACAAGAAGCTATAAGATACAACATTTACCTCAG GCATACACTGTTGAACAGAAGAGTTTAAGTGGCAAAGAGAAGAGTTTAAATGAGGAAGAGGATATTTTAAATGAGGAAAAGAAGACTTTATGTGATGAAGAGAAGAGATTAAGTGATGAAGAGAAGCCTTTATGTGCAGCAGGGAATCCTCGCAGCCTGGGGAATCCTCACCGCAAAAGGAATCCTCACCGCAAAAAGAATTATCTTTGCAAAGATGAGATTCCTCTATGCGAAGAGAATAATTTACACAAGGAAGAGACACATTCTCTACACAATAAAGAGAAGGCTTCATGCGATGTGGAGAAGACTTTATGTGACATGGAGAGAGCTTTATGTGACATAAAGAAGGGTGCTGAGGAAAGCAGTTTGAGTGGTGACGAGATTCACGAAAACAGTTCAGGTGATGAGGTAGAACGACAAAGACTTGATTCAAATGTTCCAAGTGGGTCAGATCCTCTTCCATCTAATGCAGAAAGCTCATGCGAGGATGAATATGAGCAGTACCCTCCAAAAACGTCACAAGCTAAAAAAACTTGCCGCAAAATATTTGCGCCACGGAAAGGTACACGGTCAAGCTTACGTTCCAGCACAAAAATGACAGTCAGCGCATGTAGTACGATAGATGATGATGATAAGGGAAAATTGGACAAAAAGTACTTCTGCCTTTATTGCAATGAACCACACCATAACATTGCAAGACATTTAGAAAGGATGCACGCAGAAGAAGCAGCTGTTGGTCATGCTATCAGCTTCCCAAAACTCTCCAAAATCAGGTCTCTGTTGCTTGACCAACTCCGTAACAAAGGCAACGATCAACACAACTTAGAAATTCTTCAATGTGGAGATGAAGTTGTGACAAAGAAAATACCCTCTTACAGTGGTGCTTCTGTGCGTGACTACCTACCCTGCCAACACTGTGTAGCCTTTTTTAACAAAATAGATTTATGGAAGCATGAGAGCTCATGTAATGCCAGAAAAGGACAAGATGAAACGAGGGGAGGAAAAAGAGTGAGGATCCAGGCTGCGTCCTCTCAACTTGCTCCATTGCCTGTCTATTCTACTGGAGGATGTGAAGAAATAATACACAATATGAATCAAGATGACATCTCATGCCACATCAAAAATGATCCCCTCATATGTAAATATGGCAATGCACTATCTGCAAAGCATGGTCATGCCAAGTCACAGTTTACTTACATTGGTTCAAAAATGAGGGAATTGGCTAGATTTGTACTTAATGTAAATGAGATGGACTGTGATGTCCAATACTTGCATGAAGTATGTGTACCATCCAAATTCAAATTGGCCGTTCATGCTGCCAGGAAAATGAGTGGTCATGACCCTGCCTCCGACAGGTACAAGACCCCATCTCTTGCTTTAAAGATTGGCTATTCCTTGAAAAGAGCTACCGAAATAGCTTTTGGGGAGAGTCGTATGACAGAGGACCGTGAGGCAGAGGAACAAGCCAAAAGGTTCATTGAACTTCTTGAAAACGATTGGAATAACTGTTTTTCCGGTCTATCCCTCAGCGCTGTTCCTATGTGTGATGAAGTTGATGTGTCTTCACTAACTGAGGATTTGATCAAACTTCAGAAGTTTCTCAAGGTTGCAGAGGACACAGCGAAGAAAGAATTGCTGGAGAACCCCACCAACACTGTCTGGAAAAAGCTCAATGAAACTCTTCTTGCAGAAATAGCTCTCTTCAACAGAAAAAGGACAGGGGAAGTTGCAAAAATGCTGTTGGAAACATACACAAACAGAAAGAAAGCTCCAGCTAGTGCAGACATTTTCAATAACCTCTCAAGGCTGGAGCAGGAGCTTGGTGACGACAAATTAACCAGGTTGGAAATAGAAGGCAAAAATGGTAGGAAAATGCCAGTCCTACTAACGGAGAGGATGATCTCATCTCTTGAGATCCTTATTGCAAACAGAGACAAAGTTGGTGTGTCAAAGGACAACCCTTATGTCTTTGCACGTAGCCTGGATGCAGCAAGCTACATCAGAGGGTTTGACTGTCTGAGGAAGTGTGCACATGAGTGTGATGCAAAGAATCCTGAAAGTCTGATCCATGCAACAGTGAGGAAAGAGGTTGCTATCCATTGCCAAATACTAAACTTGAATGAAAGTGAATTGGATCAGGTGGCAAAGTTATTGGGACATGACACCCAGGTCCATAAAGAGTACTACAGGCTCTCTGAAAATGCAGCACATCTAGCAGAAATCAGCAAATTGCTGCTTGCAATGGATCAGGTTCCAGTGGTAATTCCAGGGCCATCTGAGGAAAGGGTTGTTTATCCTACATATG GGACATCTTCTGCAGGGACATACCCAGCTGGGACAGATACTGGAAGGACATATCCTACCGAGACATGTCCTACTGGGTCATCATATCCTACAGAGACTTATTCAGCGAAGTCATATACTGTGGAGGCACAGCCTTCAAGGTCATATCATGCTGGGACATATCCTGAGAAGTCATATCCTTCAGGATTACAATCTGTGATGTCATATTCTGCGGGGACAGATTCTGCGAGAGAATATCCTACCGTGACACATCCTGCAGGGACCTATCCAGCAGGTTCATATGTTGCAGGGACATATACTGCAGAGACACATGATGCAAGATCATATCCTGTCAGTGCTTATACTTCGGGGACGAATCCTGTCAGGTCATATCCTGAAGGGACATATCCTGCGGGGAACCATTTTGTGGGTACACAACTTGCAAGGTCATATCCTGCCGGAACATATCCTGCACAGACACTTCCTGAACAAACACTACCAGCGCATACAGTTATTACACCAACACTTCATGCCCAGACACTTCCAACGCAGACGCTTCCTGTTGGGGCAGTTCCTGAGGGGACAGGTAAGGTAGGCACAGTGTGGAAACGGAGACCGTGGAGTGATGCGGCTAAGGCTGCGGTAAAGCGTCAGTTAGGACACTTTATCTCATTGATGGAGGTTCCAGGTAAACGGGACTGTGAAGTATGCCTCCACAATGAACCAGCTGTACGAGACAGGACTTGGAGAGACATCAAAAACTATGTGCACAACACAGTAAAATCTATTAAAAGGAAGAAGGGTCTTACAAGAGTGGACCCCACCCAACAGACAAAGAAAGGAGTggcaaagaaagaaaaagaaacggAGGCAAAGAGTGCTAAGGAAAGAGTTGGTGGAACAACGACCGTATCTGCACAGGAGAGACTAGAGGCAGGTCCTGTTGCAATACCAAGGAAACAGAAAATTTGGGGTGATGAGGCTCAGGCTGCGGTCAGGCGGCAGCTAGGAGACTTCACTAAACTGATGAAGATTCCAGGTAAAAAGGAATGTGACGCATGTATTGCAGCTGAACCAGTTCTACAAGGCAGGACTTGGAAAGATGTAAAAAACTATGTGCACAACACATTAATGACAATGTGCAGGAGGCATATTTCAGGCAAACAAAACATGGATAGTGAAAAACCAATTCCTGTGACACATAAACCAGGGTTGCAACAGAGTCCAGTTGTGCATCAGAAACCAGGTGTGCCGTTGGGACATCCAGAAGATTGTCCTGTTTATCTGTCCTTATGA